ccTAGGTCCTTGGtgatttacgaaaaaaaacatacaataataattaatataatagaataatacaatattaattataatatattgattataattaactaTAACGTCCATAAAGTATTTTCTTCGTTCCTTTTTGTACACGTTTACTAAAAACACTTTTTCCACCTTTCTtgttgagaaaataaatattaatattaaatctgaaatatcatctctctcgctcgctcgttcgcattctctttctcgctcatTCACTCGCTCTTTatcacacacgcacgcacacgcacacactctctttttttctcttgcaaACTCGTTATCACTTTTCCATATTTGACCTAACTGTCtttgtattgtatatttcaCTATAGTTACAGTTCATATCATAATCTAAATTGGCAAAATGATTTGCCTAGTAAGTTTATAGgcctctttttttctatatatggAACATTTATCCTCGGTACCATTCTTCTCTAATTCCAGTCCTTCAAATTGCATGGGCACACatcacgcacgcacgcacgtacatacataggcacggacgcacgcacgcatgtaCAGTCATCCATATGCATGTAATCACTACGGCAAGTGACTATAAACTTATGCACTCGCTTTCTCCCCGTGTAATTCGAAATAATGTAAGTTGATCGCTGCTCGCAAGATTAAAAGAGCTTTTAGAGGCCTGATTCAAGAGGTCACCTATGATGGCTACTGCTACTCTGGTCGTTCATATCATAAAGGACTTGTGCGATTGTTCTCGATGATTCGACATTGCTTAACGCCACGCCTGCCAAGTGGGGCTCGTACGCTCTAAGATGCCTGCAAATAATTCGTGAATGAGCCAAGATTGCGACGcggcaattaaataaaaaaggaataaaaacgTGGGAGCAGCGTGACTTACCTTCTACCGTGTGTTGAATATATGACTAGGTTTCTAAGAATGAGAGCTGCCGTTAGGCGAATACTTTTGGTCACTGGACCTTCGTTGTCATCCTGCAAGATAAAGACACACTCATTGACAATCGATCGTCCAAGCGCGCTCGTTTTCACACACAAGACAACTGATGACGGACAACAAAATGAAATCACTGATTTTTCAgatgctaagaaaaaaaagggtcTCGTGAAAAATGCATGGATGTGGTACGTAGTTTCAATAATTGTATGATGTTGTTCTACAAATGTTATGGGAGTCGTGTTAATGTGTAAGAAGCGCTGCAATTTCTCGGCGAAGCTGCAGTTTCGTCTGTCCTGGATAATCGCGCATGTATTCTCGACATGTCACGTTATAGACGGCGACGAATCCATATTCTTGCACCTTAACCACGTTACAACTATACGACAAGGacgcacacatatacacaaacatatatattcaagCCTACGGGCTCTAGCAACATCTACTTAGTAAATGGGAGTCCGGCTTCTCTCCGCTGCTCTGTTGAAACGAGCACTGTGCCAACACCCTGCTAATATGAGCATTGCAAGTTCGAcgcatgtaaaaataaaatttaaaaaaatgctagCTACGAAATGTAACgtcgaaacaaaaattaaaaaagacatGCTATAACAAGACGGAAGGGTAAAACAAATGAGGGGTTCGGGGGAGAATGACATGGTGTGCAAAAAacagagagaataaaaaaagcacAGAGAGACGACAGCAGCGGCAGCGCTACAGGAGCTGTAGCTGCGTCGTGATTTTCCTTTCAATTCTCAATACATTTTTACCTGTTCTGGTGGAGAATTTTGCCCAGGTCTGGGGGAAGAAGAGCTTGAGGTGGCTGCAGCGGGCTTGGTCGGCCTTTGCTGCTTCGCCAAGAGAGAGAACAAgaaatttcgttaaaattaGCCAGTCAAAGATTTGCAGAATCGAAGACTGTCGGGTGATATTTACGGGAATCGACTTTACATCAACAGAATATCAACATGGCAGGGAGAAAGATTGTAACATGTGTATTTCGAGACGTGTATTACGTGTATCAAGTGTGTTAtgagattattaaattgtatatctaTCTAGTTTGTGTATCTTTATTATCGGTTTGCTATCGCAGGGAGAAAGTTTGCCTTAGTCTAGATTTACGACCGTACGACGCATACAGAATACGTTTTGAACTCTGTTCTTTCGTTCAAATTCTATGATTTTACCTTTACTTGTAAATACTTGGAAATAAAAGTGAAGATAAAAtcgtgttttattaaattgtaactattctaaaaatattactccTAATGTCTTTCGATTTTATGAGCTTGCCAATCTTTTATCTCTAATTAAGTACATTTGTATTGATTAAAGTTATGTCAAGacatttaaatatgattttaacatattgcACGCTACCTTCCCTGTTTAAAGAGCAAGTGTTCGCAACTTCTTTGCCTTatggatatttaataaaaaaatctcttactaaacgtttaatatttatttacctttaatttaataacaaataattaaaagtttaatgatgaaaatatattaaaaatataaaataaaacaaacataattaatacttttggcatgtaatatttttcaaaatccgATTCTATCAGTATTTGCCAATAAGCATACATAAATCGAGCTACgctaaaatcaataataaacgTCTCGAATGCTTAAATTCCGCAGAATCGGCGTACAATGTGTTAATATCAAATGCGTACAGAAAACGAACAGAACAGTAGAATTAAATTCTGTACTCTCGAATAAGTTTTGGAATTACAAAATGACATCTTGAAAACTTACCATTAGCTCCTTAGGATTAACGAATTCCAGAGCATGCCGTTTAATAGCGTGGAATGCCGCGTTGGGTGCATATCCGGGATGATGCGGGGTCGGGGGCGTAGATGTGGAGACTTCGGTTTTACCCGTCGCTGTCAATTGTTTCCTCCTCATCGACATTGTCTACGAAGGTAAAAAGTTGCGAATATAAAACCCACGGTATCGAGCATCTATCCGATAATTTCCCTCAAGATCAATAAAAGCTCAACGAGAGTGAAATGCAAGATTACTTACGTCCGCGTTGCAGTGCCTATCGTAGAGATGCGTCATTAACGAGAACTTGCGTCTCTTGAGAGCATCACAGCTCGCCCACAGACACAGTATTTCCTCGCCACCAGTCGGACAGTGGGCTTCGCAAACGTGAAGATAGACTTCGTGCGGTGTTTTAAAttgtctaaaattatttaagagatAGTTTTCGTCAATTCGCAATGTctcataaacataaaatatttcgataacTTCCATGAAATCGattgataaaattgtaaattccgaaaatttatctttgaaCGTACCTAAGACAGCCCCGCCACTCACACAGGTAAGCGTTAGGATCGATTTTAATCGTGATGGTTTTGCTCTCCTGCAATGGCTGTGGCGTCTggtgttgctgttgctgctggcTTGTGGAGGGTTTCGACTCCGGCTCGGTGGAGGTTGACGAACTCACCGTTTTCACGACCTTAGTGACGGGTGACGGTTTGACGGCGGACACACCGTGAGTAGCCGCCGCTTGATGCGGAGTTGTGGGCCTAGTCGGCGGCGGTGTGGACGCCGGAGTAGGCGTCACCACCCTGGACGGCACGCTGGTGGATACCGGTGTTTGCTGGGCCATCGCCGGGATCGTGACGGTCACCGTGTTCGAGTTGGTCTGCGCCACCGAGCTGTTGACTATAATGGAGGCCTGCGGAATAGTGGCGGATGTGGGTACGAGGGGCGGCGGGATATTGCCGAGCGCCGGGCTCTGCAAAATCGGACGAGGAACCTGCGTCACGACCACCTGCTGCCCCTGCGGCGTCACTGCCACCATCTTCTGCGGGGTCGGTTGCGCGGCGGCCTGCGGTTGCAGTATGATAATTGTCTTAGTAGCAGTCCCCTGTTGCTGCGTCGTCTGCGCTACGAGAACGGTTTGCGCTTGTCCCTGTACTAGAGCCGTCTGTGGCTGTGCTAATACGTAGTTCTGACCAGGTACACCGCCCGACACCACGTATTGCAGCTGCCCGCCCGCGCTCTGTTGTAGAAGCACCTGCGGTTGAGGCGGAGGCGGCCTGCCCTTCACCGTCGTGGTGGGAATAATTACTTGGTTGCTCGTCGGGATCGCCTGCTGCACGACTATTTGCCTAGGCGTTGTCACTATGagttgttgctgctgttgctgcggTTGCGGCTGCGACACCTGATTGATGCTTGCGATCTGATTGATGAATATGTGAGGCTCTTCCTTGATGTGTATAGTCGGTGGTTCTTCTTTCATGATAATTGACGTTGGTTCCGTCTTTACatgaagaggaggaggaagggaAGCTGGAGTCGCCGTTGCCACCGCCACTGTTGCTGTCGCTGCCATTGGTACCGTAGCTGTTGCTGCCATAGCTACTGCCGCCGTCGCTGTCGCTGTCGTCGTAGCCTTCGCCGTCGCCGTCACCGCCACTGTCATCGGTGCTGTTGCCATCGCTGACGCTTCATCCTTTATCGTATCCTTATTAACGTTCACTTGCTCTTCCAAGTCCATCTCGTCTTCTATGCAGTCCGCTGCCAAAGCGGCATAGAGATTCGCCGCGGTGGAGGAAACAGTCGCTTTCTCGCTGTCCTTGTCGTCGTCCTGCTCCTCGGATTTTATACTCGATACCGTGGATTCCGCCGTGGTCGAGTCGACCGCTGGATCGGGGGACATCGTGCCGTTGGAATACTTCGGCTTCTTAATATCCAGCTCGTCTGATTCGCTGGCCGATCTCTTGATTCCTCGCGGCGCCTCGATCAGGGTATCCTCGGACACTTCGTTCTGTATAACATTGCCGCTCTCTACCTCGGGTTTTATCTTCAGTTCGGTGGGAGATTCTTTTAATACCTTCTTGATGTGATTCTCCACCAGATCCATCTCTTTCTCGTTAATAGAGTTCTTACTGAGCACGCCGTTCAAAATCGGCTCCTTATCGACCTTTCTCTCGAGCAGGTCCACCAGCATCATGCTCTGTAGCGGCTTGTCCTTCGAACCCACGCTCGACGAGTCCTTGGACGAGCCGTCCTCCTGCGCGTCGATGTCCGTGTTGTTGCTCGCCGGCGCGCCGTTAAGTAGGATACCTTCGAAACTCGTTGGCATGTTCTCCTCCTCGACCCTGAAGGAACAATCCCTGCTACCGCCGATACCGCTGCTGGACGCCAAAGAGTTGTTGGTGGAATCCGAATCCTCGCCGATGGAAGTGCACGTCATGCGTTGATTTGTCTTGTTCGGTGTAGCGGTGGCGACATTAACCGTTGTTGTCAAGGGCGGACGACAGACCTTCGCCGGTGAGGAAGATATGTGATTTTCAGTCGAGTTCACCACCGTGGTCGTGGACGTGATAATTTGGTTAGCATTGTCGTTATCGTTTACTTCAGTCTGAAACATACGAGATGCTCGATATACAACAAGGTATCATACATGCAAAGCCTCGCCAAGTTGCGAATTGGTAAAAACGACGTACCTTCTCGCAGTTATTAGTCACAATAAACTTGGCCCCGTTGAGCCTTTGTATCTTTTTGGCAGGAATGGGTGTGATTGCCGGTTTCTGCTTAGCGTTGACGGGAGTCTTTGGAAGTATCGTGGCCGGGGTGGCCGCGGGTGCAGCGGGCTGCATCACACCCGTCATCTGTTGCTGCAGTAACCTCTGTTGTTGTTGACGTTGGGCAACCTAGCGAATGTTCGTGATAATATTAACCGGGGAAACATAAATCAATACTTCCAAGTTTTTCCCCGCAATCGTATCACTTCTCGCGCGCTCatcgattttattatacttgtaaCGGAATAAATGTCAAAAGAACAATCGAATTCATCAATCGAAAACCATGCTGTTGTTAGTACTTGATGTTACGAGTACTCTCATTTAAACTTCAAAAtaacactgttaaatatcGCTAATATCTCCTTCATATCGTAATAGATTCGCCAagaagggagggagaaaggATAATTTCTGGTCTCtgaattcatattttaaaagaacaaGGAAGTACATAACAAAGTCTGATTACATCAACCAACACTACATCATAAGCAGACATTTTGACAAGtagtagtaaaaaaaaaaacataaatgcatatatttattatacttctGCATAGATAGCATACCGtgataatttacttaaaaaatttactaaaaaatagaAGCAAAAGTATCTCGGTGAGAGATTCTGTAATATTcctataatagataataaataaagttgctaaaaagttgaaatttatcTTGAGTATAACaagataattgtaatttacgcACGCATGTGATTAACTCAAATTACGCTGTCTACCACATATGTGATTAACTTTCTCATTACATATTCATATAACGTCATTAAAACATCAAGAAAACAAGATTCTCGAAATTTTGATTTGGTACTTTCTGAACGAAAAGAGAAGAAcccaaaaagaaaaaaaaactatacttGTTAATATACAACAATGATACCTGGTTGCTGGTTATTAGCTGGTTGGCACTGATGCTGGATGCGATGCTAGCAGTAGTGTTTGTTACGCAGGCAGTAGGGGTAGACACACAAGTCGCAGCAGCACTGGGCATGCAGTCGCTGCTGACTGTTACCTTAGTAGCCAATAGGCTTTTTATTATGGAACTCGACGTAGTGCCACTTCGATTGTCTTCCTTAGCAACTACCTGGAGACATTGTAACTGTTGCTGCGGCTGcggctgctgctgttgctgctgcggCGTTTGGGAGCCGCTCGCTAGCAACGCTTGGCTCAGATGCGGATGCGACACTGATACCTAATCGACAAGGAGGCAACATACAAATTTCAACCACCACAGCGAATCATAGCTTCGGAAAGTATAGTTTAAGCGTTTACGTGAACACATGCTGCGATATATCTCGTATATTATAGCGTGGCTATTGTTTACGTAGTCGGAAGAAGCGTTTTGACAAGCGTAAATCACAGACAATACATGGATTCCTTGGAAATAATTCTGGCCGATATCTTTCCAAGACCGCAGCGATGATTGCGAATAGAAAGTATAAAGTATTTCATCctacgtaaaatttttatataatagtagatTCAGCAAATAATCTGAGATCTTTcgcaaggaaaaaaaaactgaaatgaATGTTGCTCTTACAGTTACTCTACTTATCTATACGTCTACGGTACTCGGCGATCACAGAGCCAAGTCGAGGATTCACGAGGCATGCAAAGGGAACTCTCTCACCCGTATGTTACAAGGAAGTAGCTCTAGCTCGTGTTAAAAGGGGAAAAACCAATAGTAAGAATAGCGTTATGAAGTTACAACACAACGTGAAAGTGAGAACCAAGGTCATAAACGAGAATGGCATAGAGAATGGTATAGAGAGAGAGTTAGGATTCGGACCCACCTGACTTTTAGAATCAACCTTGGTCACTGGATTTTGGGACTGGCTCGAGGTGTTGTTGGACGGGGGTTTCGGCGGTGCGGACAATTGGGCCTTGAGGATGGGAGACGCGGGGGTGGAGGTCGTTTGCGTCCCGGACGACGCGGCGGGACTATCGACCTGAGGAGCGGCCGTGCTATCGGGTGCGGGACTTATATTCTTGACTGTACGCTGTTGAACGGGAAGCACCTTTACTGGAGTAGTGTTGACCGCCGGAATCGGGAGTGTATTAGTCGCGACAGCAGCGGTAGTTTGGCTCGGATAAGTGATCGGCGCGGGTGTGGCCCGTACACGGATGCCTTCGTAATACTGGGTGCCGGTATTTTCGCCCTTCAATGGATTCGGCCCCACGATATTGCCGAAAACGGATCTGCGCAAACAGTGTACAGCGTGTATTAAAAACATACGTATATTATGTGACACAACAAATATCGCGGCGATGATTTATGTCTCTCATGAGATAATCACCTGACGCATCTGGGAAAATGCAGTGGTGCTATCACGCCTCGTCTACCGATTTTCGTGCAGCAGCCGAGGTACTTTTTATACAACTCCTCCTGTTCGATGCGTATACCGGGTGCGAGTTCAAACGTCGCTTTTACCCAACCTAGAGCGAACTGTTCATTCTCTTGAATGATTTGCTGATGCGCGGTTTGTTGTTGGATCGCATTAGCTGTCTCCACCGCTTCTACGTAAACAAGAAACAAAAATGCTGGTAAATAAAAGAACTATCTGCAATTCCTAACAAAAGGCGAAGAAAGATTTCGATCACGTACTGTGTGTTGTCGACTTGGTCGAGGTCGCGGCGGGAGTCGTCGGTCGAGAAGACGCTGGACTGGCAGGTGCCGGGGTTGCAGTGATCGTAGCCGGCGTAGACGGAGTGGACGCGGACGCAGTCGTTGTGGCTGGTGTGGTAGGGGTGACAGGGACAGCGGTTTGCCCGGTGGTGTTCTGCTGCGCCGCTGCTGTGGACACCGTCTCGACCACTCGCATGAGAATACAAGCCTTCGGGCCGTAACTCTGCGCCTCCACGGTGACGAGAGCGACCAGCGTGTCAATGGCACCGCGTACCCGCGCGACGCTCGTGCATGGTCTCTCACCCAGTGACGTTAAAGCGTACAGACATTCCAGAGTATACACTAAGAGGGCTACGTCACTCATAGCTAGAAATCTACAAGCAAACACGAAGAAGTCTCGCGTTACAACGACGCAATGCATTGAAAATACTCGtgattatgtaaattttcatgaaattattaaatattataattatttgtgcgACAGTTTTCttgtttcaaattaaaacACAAAACTTTAGATACaaaactttgtttttaatgatatatcttttatacatatgaTTCGAGTGACTTTATATGAAAAACTGTCGCAAGACGTTTACCCAAATATTAAGTACAATACTTTTCATTTGACtactatattttacatttttcaattaacgGGAATTTGTACAGTTAATCAGTTTCTGTCAAGCAACAGCCAAAACGAAgagacatatttatatacacactTACCTGCAGATGAGTTCATAAACATTATCTGCCAGACCAAATGTGACAATTTCTTCGTTACTGTCTTGCTGGCTGATCTTGTTGAGCACCTCCAGGCAGGATATAACGATAAACCTGTCCTGGGACTCGATCCCCTTGGCCACGCACGTTAAGACGACGTCTGTTATCCTCTCCCCGGCCTCCTTTAAAATAACTTCGTTCGCAATGTTCCCTAGTATGTCGAAGCCGAGCTGATGCAGATTGCTCCACCTCGCTCTCACGCACAGCAGCACGAATCGCAGGAAACACCGGTTCCTGCCTAATATCGTCGCGTTCTCCGGCGTAAAGCTGAGGTTTCGTAGGATCGACGCGATTTGCAGCACGCGTTGCCCATACGGATCCTGCGTGCCTAACGTTCGACCGACGCAAAACAGATCCTTGTCCTCCTCCTCGAATTTGATGGAATTCTGGTTCTGGTCTTTCAAGTTCTCGTCCGAGTGCAAGACAAGCGAATCTAGCCGTGGGCAATCTGGAGGTACCTGTAATTCATACGACGAACGGTGTTCAGAGGCT
This genomic stretch from Temnothorax longispinosus isolate EJ_2023e chromosome 9, Tlon_JGU_v1, whole genome shotgun sequence harbors:
- the Bap170 gene encoding uncharacterized protein Bap170 isoform X6, which gives rise to MAKILNKDPVTYEKERENFLKDLRHFHETRGTLFKKSPKINGKDIDLYLLYVVVTAHGGWIKVNTRNEWASLCEQFHLPGGCINSGVGLKQIYLRYLDRYEKVHFLGEDGQQADDDDEDSRHRKWSARALHSVPLTYNHHQHNIAESLRDYNGLSADLYKSSNYDKLALSLLSPLPNEQDFAINVCTLLSNEGKHTLRLDKYPRLVNILLAHAGVFDSPGTRQLFIEVYSRVRNYSINSFWSDVLDSQDVIDLTNERTFMKKPPSSLPTFSRRKTLEKEKQSKQDLAALTTENEEPMPPIDVEVVPPDCPRLDSLVLHSDENLKDQNQNSIKFEEEDKDLFCVGRTLGTQDPYGQRVLQIASILRNLSFTPENATILGRNRCFLRFVLLCVRARWSNLHQLGFDILGNIANEVILKEAGERITDVVLTCVAKGIESQDRFIVISCLEVLNKISQQDSNEEIVTFGLADNVYELICRFLAMSDVALLVYTLECLYALTSLGERPCTSVARVRGAIDTLVALVTVEAQSYGPKACILMRVVETVSTAAAQQNTTGQTAVPVTPTTPATTTASASTPSTPATITATPAPASPASSRPTTPAATSTKSTTHKAVETANAIQQQTAHQQIIQENEQFALGWVKATFELAPGIRIEQEELYKKYLGCCTKIGRRGVIAPLHFPRCVRSVFGNIVGPNPLKGENTGTQYYEGIRVRATPAPITYPSQTTAAVATNTLPIPAVNTTPVKVAQRQQQQRLLQQQMTGVMQPAAPAATPATILPKTPVNAKQKPAITPIPAKKIQRLNGAKFIVTNNCEKTEVNDNDNANQIITSTTTVVNSTENHISSSPAKVCRPPLTTTVNVATATPNKTNQRMTCTSIGEDSDSTNNSLASSSGIGGSRDCSFRVEEENMPTSFEGILLNGAPASNNTDIDAQEDGSSKDSSSVGSKDKPLQSMMLVDLLERKVDKEPILNGVLSKNSINEKEMDLVENHIKKVLKESPTELKIKPEVESGNVIQNEVSEDTLIEAPRGIKRSASESDELDIKKPKYSNGTMSPDPAVDSTTAESTVSSIKSEEQDDDKDSEKATVSSTAANLYAALAADCIEDEMDLEEQVNVNKDTIKDEASAMATAPMTVAVTATAKATTTATATAAVAMAATATVPMAATATVAVATATPASLPPPLHVKTEPTSIIMKEEPPTIHIKEEPHIFINQIASINQVSQPQPQQQQQQLIVTTPRQIVVQQAIPTSNQVIIPTTTVKGRPPPPQPQVLLQQSAGGQLQYVVSGGVPGQNYVLAQPQTALVQGQAQTVLVAQTTQQQGTATKTIIILQPQAAAQPTPQKMVAVTPQGQQVVVTQVPRPILQSPALGNIPPPLVPTSATIPQASIIVNSSVAQTNSNTVTVTIPAMAQQTPVSTSVPSRVVTPTPASTPPPTRPTTPHQAAATHGVSAVKPSPVTKVVKTVSSSTSTEPESKPSTSQQQQQHQTPQPLQESKTITIKIDPNAYLCEWRGCLRQFKTPHEVYLHVCEAHCPTGGEEILCLWASCDALKRRKFSLMTHLYDRHCNADTMSMRRKQLTATGKTEVSTSTPPTPHHPGYAPNAAFHAIKRHALEFVNPKELMQQRPTKPAAATSSSSSPRPGQNSPPEQDDNEGPVTKSIRLTAALILRNLVIYSTHGRRHLRAYEPHLAGVALSNVESSRTIAQVLYDMNDQSSSSHHR
- the Bap170 gene encoding uncharacterized protein Bap170 isoform X5; this encodes MAKILNKDPVTYEKERENFLKDLRHFHETRGTLFKKSPKINGKDIDLYLLYVVVTAHGGWIKVNTRNEWASLCEQFHLPGGCINSGVGLKQIYLRYLDRYEKVHFLGEDGQQADDDDEDSRHRKWSARALHSVPLTYNHHQHNIAESLRDYNGLSADLYKSSNYDKLALSLLSPLPNEQDFAINVCTLLSNEGKHTLRLDKYPRLVNILLAHAGVFDSPGTRQLFIEVYSRVRNYSINSFWSDVLDSQDVIDLTNERTFMKKPPSSLPTFSRRKTLEKEKQSKQDLAALTTENEEPMPPIDVEVVPPDCPRLDSLVLHSDENLKDQNQNSIKFEEEDKDLFCVGRTLGTQDPYGQRVLQIASILRNLSFTPENATILGRNRCFLRFVLLCVRARWSNLHQLGFDILGNIANEVILKEAGERITDVVLTCVAKGIESQDRFIVISCLEVLNKISQQDSNEEIVTFGLADNVYELICRFLAMSDVALLVYTLECLYALTSLGERPCTSVARVRGAIDTLVALVTVEAQSYGPKACILMRVVETVSTAAAQQNTTGQTAVPVTPTTPATTTASASTPSTPATITATPAPASPASSRPTTPAATSTKSTTHKAVETANAIQQQTAHQQIIQENEQFALGWVKATFELAPGIRIEQEELYKKYLGCCTKIGRRGVIAPLHFPRCVRSVFGNIVGPNPLKGENTGTQYYEGIRVRATPAPITYPSQTTAAVATNTLPIPAVNTTPVKVSVSHPHLSQALLASGSQTPQQQQQQPQPQQQLQCLQVVAKEDNRSGTTSSSIIKSLLATKVTVSSDCMPSAAATCVSTPTACVTNTTASIASSISANQLITSNQVAQRQQQQRLLQQQMTGVMQPAAPAATPATILPKTPVNAKQKPAITPIPAKKIQRLNGAKFIVTNNCEKTEVNDNDNANQIITSTTTVVNSTENHISSSPAKVCRPPLTTTVNVATATPNKTNQRMTCTSIGEDSDSTNNSLASSSGIGGSRDCSFRVEEENMPTSFEGILLNGAPASNNTDIDAQEDGSSKDSSSVGSKDKPLQSMMLVDLLERKVDKEPILNGVLSKNSINEKEMDLVENHIKKVLKESPTELKIKPEVESGNVIQNEVSEDTLIEAPRGIKRSASESDELDIKKPKYSNGTMSPDPAVDSTTAESTVSSIKSEEQDDDKDSEKATVSSTAANLYAALAADCIEDEMDLEEQVNVNKDTIKDEASAMATAPMTVAVTATAKATTTATATAAVAMAATATVPMAATATVAVATATPASLPPPLHVKTEPTSIIMKEEPPTIHIKEEPHIFINQIASINQVSQPQPQQQQQQLIVTTPRQIVVQQAIPTSNQVIIPTTTVKGRPPPPQPQVLLQQSAGGQLQYVVSGGVPGQNYVLAQPQTALVQGQAQTVLVAQTTQQQGTATKTIIILQPQAAAQPTPQKMVAVTPQGQQVVVTQVPRPILQSPALGNIPPPLVPTSATIPQASIIVNSSVAQTNSNTVTVTIPAMAQQTPVSTSVPSRVVTPTPASTPPPTRPTTPHQAAATHGVSAVKPSPVTKVVKTVSSSTSTEPESKPSTSQQQQQHQTPQPLQESKTITIKIDPNAYLCEWRGCLRQFKTPHEVYLHVCEAHCPTGGEEILCLWASCDALKRRKFSLMTHLYDRHCNADTMSMRRKQLTATGKTEVSTSTPPTPHHPGYAPNAAFHAIKRHALEFVNPKELMQQRPTKPAAATSSSSSPRPGQNSPPEQDDNEGPVTKSIRLTAALILRNLVIYSTHGRRHLRAYEPHLAGVALSNVESSRTIAQVLYDMNDQSSSSHHR
- the Bap170 gene encoding uncharacterized protein Bap170 isoform X2 translates to MAKILNKDPVTYEKERENFLKDLRHFHETRGTLFKKSPKINGKDIDLYLLYVVVTAHGGWIKVNTRNEWASLCEQFHLPGGCINSGVGLKQIYLRYLDRYEKVHFLGEDGQQADDDDEDSRHRKWSARALHSVPLTYNHHQHNIAESLRDYNGLSADLYKSSNYDKLALSLLSPLPNEQDFAINVCTLLSNEGKHTLRLDKYPRLVNILLAHAGVFDSPGTRQLFIEVYSRVRNYSINSFWSDVLDSQDVIDLTNERTFMKKPPSSLPTFSRRKTLEKEKQSKQDLAALTTENEEPMPPIDVEVVPPDCPRLDSLVLHSDENLKDQNQNSIKFEEEDKDLFCVGRTLGTQDPYGQRVLQIASILRNLSFTPENATILGRNRCFLRFVLLCVRARWSNLHQLGFDILGNIANEVILKEAGERITDVVLTCVAKGIESQDRFIVISCLEVLNKISQQDSNEEIVTFGLADNVYELICRFLAMSDVALLVYTLECLYALTSLGERPCTSVARVRGAIDTLVALVTVEAQSYGPKACILMRVVETVSTAAAQQNTTGQTAVPVTPTTPATTTASASTPSTPATITATPAPASPASSRPTTPAATSTKSTTHKAVETANAIQQQTAHQQIIQENEQFALGWVKATFELAPGIRIEQEELYKKYLGCCTKIGRRGVIAPLHFPRCVRSVFGNIVGPNPLKGENTGTQYYEGIRVRATPAPITYPSQTTAAVATNTLPIPAVNTTPVKVLPVQQRTVKNISPAPDSTAAPQVDSPAASSGTQTTSTPASPILKAQLSAPPKPPSNNTSSQSQNPVTKVDSKSQVSVSHPHLSQALLASGSQTPQQQQQQPQPQQQLQCLQVVAKEDNRSGTTSSSIIKSLLATKVTVSSDCMPSAAATCVSTPTACVTNTTASIASSISANQLITSNQVAQRQQQQRLLQQQMTGVMQPAAPAATPATILPKTPVNAKQKPAITPIPAKKIQRLNGAKFIVTNNCEKTEVNDNDNANQIITSTTTVVNSTENHISSSPAKVCRPPLTTTVNVATATPNKTNQRMTCTSIGEDSDSTNNSLASSSGIGGSRDCSFRVEEENMPTSFEGILLNGAPASNNTDIDAQEDGSSKDSSSVGSKDKPLQSMMLVDLLERKVDKEPILNGVLSKNSINEKEMDLVENHIKKVLKESPTELKIKPEVESGNVIQNEVSEDTLIEAPRGIKRSASESDELDIKKPKYSNGTMSPDPAVDSTTAESTVSSIKSEEQDDDKDSEKATVSSTAANLYAALAADCIEDEMDLEEQVNVNKDTIKDEASAMATAPMTVAVTATAKATTTATATAAVAMAATATVPMAATATVAVATATPASLPPPLHVKTEPTSIIMKEEPPTIHIKEEPHIFINQIASINQVSQPQPQQQQQQLIVTTPRQIVVQQAIPTSNQVIIPTTTVKGRPPPPQPQVLLQQSAGGQLQYVVSGGVPGQNYVLAQPQTALVQGQAQTVLVAQTTQQQGTATKTIIILQPQAAAQPTPQKMVAVTPQGQQVVVTQVPRPILQSPALGNIPPPLVPTSATIPQASIIVNSSVAQTNSNTVTVTIPAMAQQTPVSTSVPSRVVTPTPASTPPPTRPTTPHQAAATHGVSAVKPSPVTKVVKTVSSSTSTEPESKPSTSQQQQQHQTPQPLQESKTITIKIDPNAYLCEWRGCLRQFKTPHEVYLHVCEAHCPTGGEEILCLWASCDALKRRKFSLMTHLYDRHCNADTMSMRRKQLTATGKTEVSTSTPPTPHHPGYAPNAAFHAIKRHALEFVNPKELMQRPTKPAAATSSSSSPRPGQNSPPEQDDNEGPVTKSIRLTAALILRNLVIYSTHGRRHLRAYEPHLAGVALSNVESSRTIAQVLYDMNDQSSSSHHR